A segment of the Pseudomonas serboccidentalis genome:
CAGCAAGCTGACGATGGAGTGCGCAGCACTCCCAGAATCAAAAGATCGCAGCCTTCGGCAGCTCCTACACGGGATTTATGTTCACCCTGTAGGAGCTGCCGAAGGCTGCGATCTTTTGCTTTTACAATCCGCCAGTCGCCTGAAACCCCACGCCGATCACGGTGAGCAACGACAACGGCAACAACAGCGTATCGAGCAAGGCACTCGCCGGCAGGTCCACCCCCGGATAGCTCGGCGCTTCAGCCCCGAAACGGTCCATTGCACAACACCCGCCGTTCATCGCATACAAATCCAGCCGCGTCCCGGAATACACCACCGGTGCGCCCGGCTTAGCCGCATCCAGCGTACGCACGGTGGCGCAGCCGGCCAGTTGCAGCGCCAGCACAATCGTCAGCAGCTTATTCATCGCTGCTCAGATGATGCTCGCCCCAACGCGGCAGCATGTCCTGAGGAATGCCCAGCAAATTGAGAATCCGCGCCACGACGAAATCGATCAGGTCATCAATGGTCTGCGGCTGGTGATAGAAGCCCGGCGAGGCCGGCAGGATGGTCACGCCCATGTTCGACAGCTTGAGCATGTGCTCCAGATGAATGCTCGAATACGGCGCCTCGCGCGGCACCAGAATCAACTGGCGACGCTCCTTCAGCGTCACGTCCGCCGCCCGCTCGATCAGGTTGTTGCAGGCGCCCGTGGCAATCGCCGACAAGGTGCCGGTGGAGCATGGCACCACAACCATCGCTGACGGCGCGCCGGAACCCGAGGCTACCGGCGACATCCAGTCTTCCTTGCCATACACGCGGATCTGCCCGGAGGCCGCCCCGGTGTACTCGGTCAGGAACGCCTGCATCATCTGCGGTTTGGCCGGCAGCGAGACGTCGGTCTCGGTGGCCATCACCAGTTGCGCAGCTTTGGAGATCAGGAAGTGCACTTCGCGATCTTCGCGCACCAGGCAATCGAGCAGGCGCAAACCGTACTGCGCGCCGGAAGCACCGGTCATCGCCAGCGTGATGCGTTCCGGGCCGCCGTCCTGGGAAAGAGTGTTCATTTAAGCGCCTCGGCGAGTTTGCCGTGCAGGCCGCCGAAGCCGCCGTTGCTCATGATCACCACATGAGTGCCGGGCTGGGCCTGGCTCTTCACGCGCTCGATGATGCCTTCGAGCGAATCGCTGACGATCGACGGCACGGTGCACAACGCGGCGGTGGCACCCAGATCCCAGCCGAGGTTGGCCGGGGCGTACCAGATCACCTGATCGGCATCGACCACGCTGTCGGGCAAACCGTCACGGTGCGCGCCGAGCTTCATCGAGTTGGAACGCGGTTCGATGATCGCGATCAGCGGTGCGTCGCCGATGCGTTTGCGCAGACCGTCGAGAGTAGTGGCGATCGCGGTCGGGTGGTGGGCGAAGTCGTCATAGATGGTGATGCCGCGCACTTCGGCGACTTTCTCCATCCGGCGTTTGACGTTCTTGAACGCGCTCAACCCGGCGATGCCCATCGATGGCACCACACCGACATGCCGCGCCGCCGCCAAAGCAGCCAAGGCGTTGGCGACGTTGTGCTGCCCGGTCAACTCCCATTCGACGGTGCCTTGGGACACGCCCTCGAACATCACCTCGAACGCCGAACCGTCATCCTTGAGCAACTTGACCTGCCACTGACCACCGGCACCGGTGGTTTGCACCGGGGTCCAGCAGCCCATTTCGATCACGCGCTGCAAGGCAGGCTCGGTGGTCGGATGAATCACCAGACCTTCACTCGGAATGGTGCGCACCAAATGGTGAAACTGTCGCTCGATGGCCGGCAGATCGGGGAAGATGTCCGCGTGATCGAACTCAAGGTTGTTGAGGATCGCGGTGCGCGGGCGGTAGTGGACGAACTTCGAACGCTTGTCGAAGAACGCGCTGTCGTATTCGTCAGCCTCAATCACGAAGAACGGCGTACCGCCCAGGCACGCGGACACCGAGAAATTCTGCGGCACGCCACCGATCAGGAACCCCGGGCTCATGCCGGCATGTTCCAGCACCCAGGCGAGCATGCTGCTGGTGGTGGTCTTGCCGTGTGTACCGGCGACCGCCAGCACCCAGCGACCTTGCAACACGTGATCGGCCAGCCACTGCGGACCGGAGACGTACGGCAGGCCCTTGTTCAGCACATATTCCACCGCCGGGTTGCCGCGGGACATGGCGTTGCCGATCACCACCAGATCCGGCGCCGGATCGAGCTGGGCCGGGTCGTAGCCTTGGGTCAGTTGAATGCCCTGGGCCTCAAGCTGCGTGCTCATCGGCGGATAGACGTTGGCGTCGGAACCGGTCACGTGATGGCCCAACTCTTTGGCCAGAACCGCCATCGAGCCCATGAAAGTCCCGCAGATACCCAGAATATGAATGTGCATAGTCGACCTCGTAAAACATGGCCGCAGGTTAGCGTAGGGAGGGGAAAATCGCACTCTTTAGCTGACACCATCACCCACCACCACGATCACTACCCCACCTGTAGGAGCTGACGAGTGCAACGAGGCTGCGATCTTTTGATCCTATAAAGAACAAGATCAAAAGATCGCAGCCTTCGGCAGCTCCTACAGGGGGATTTATCCGGTTCGGGCGATGCCGTGTTTGCGCAGCTTTCTGTAGAGGGTGTTGCGGCTCACGCCCAGTTGCTCGGCGGTGTGAGTCATGTGCCAGCGCGTGCGTTCAAGAGTATTGAGCAACGCCAATCGTTCGGCATCCTCGAGAGGTTGCTCGCAGGGAATGGATTCCACCGCTGGCGGCCGCACCTGACGAATCATCGCTGGCAGATCCTCCAGCCCGATCCGCCCGTCATCGCACAACGCCGCCAGCGTACGCAGGACATTGCGCAACTGCCGCACGTTGCCCGGCCAACTGAAGGCCAGCAACGCCTGGCGCGCCGGTTCGTCGATGACGATCACCTCCCCGCCCGCCTCTTCGGCCAGCAGGAAATCCAGCAACTGCGATTTGTCACTGCGCTCGCGCAACGCCGGTAGCGCGACTTCGAGACCGTTGAGCCGGTAATACAGATCTTCGCGGAAGCTGCCGTCTTCGACCCGCTCCAGCAGATTGCGGTGCGTGGCGCTGATGATCCGCACGTTGACCGCCTCCGGCTCGCCGCCGATCGGCACCACTTGTCGGTCTTCCAGCACCCGCAACAAACGGGTCTGCAGCGCCAGCGGCATGTCACCGATTTCATCGAGGAACAAGGTGCCGCCATCGGCCTGCTGCAACTTGCCGCGCATGCCGTCCTTGCGCGCGCCGGTGAAACTGCCGCCGCGATAACCGAACAGTTCGCTCTCGATCAGGCTCTCGGGAATCGCCGCGCAGTTGAGGGCGACGAAGGCTTTGTTGGCGCGCTGGCTGGCGTGATGCACAGCCTTGGCGAAGGCTTCCTTACCGGAGCCGGTCTCGCCGTTGATCAGCAGCGGCACGTCGCGCTCGAACACACGCAACGCCTTGCGAAAATCCGCTTGCAGCGCCGCGTCACCGAGGCAAATGCCCGCCAATGGTTGCGCCCGAGCCACAACCGGGGCCGGCGTAATCGGCAGCGGTTTGCGCGATTCACCACGCAGCAAGGCAAACAGATGCCGCCCGTCGCGGGTGCGCAACGGCCAACTGGCGCTGGCATTGGCGCTGGCGCGGCCGAGCAGTTCGTCCAGCGAGCAATCGAAAAACGCTTCCACCGGTTTGCCCAGCAAGCCACCGCGAATATGCCCCAGCAGGTTCAGCGCACTCTGGTTGACCGCGCTGATCCGCCCTTCTCCGTCAAACGCCAGCAGCCCTTCGCTGAACAGGCCGACGGATTCGGCCTGCAAGTGAAAACGCAGCAACCACTGGTTATCGAAGCAACGCAGGAAATAGCAGCTCTCGATCATCTTCGCCGACAGGTTGACCAGCGCCATGGTGTGGAACTGGCTCTGCCGCGAGACATCGTGGCGCGCCGAGGACACGTCGAGCACCGCGAGCAATTCGCCGTGCGGGTCGAACACCGGACTCGCCGAGCAGGTCAGGCCGGTGTGACGGCCGCGAAAGTGTTCGTCCTGGTGAATGGTCAGCGCCTGGCGCTCGACCAGGCAGGTGCCGATGCCATTGGTGCCTTCGCAGGCTTCGCTCCAGTCGGCGCCGAGCCAGAGGCCGGCACGTTCGAAAATCTTGCGTTCGGCTGGTGCGGTGACGCAGTTGAGAATCACCCCGCGCGCGTCAGT
Coding sequences within it:
- the ubiX gene encoding flavin prenyltransferase UbiX, giving the protein MNTLSQDGGPERITLAMTGASGAQYGLRLLDCLVREDREVHFLISKAAQLVMATETDVSLPAKPQMMQAFLTEYTGAASGQIRVYGKEDWMSPVASGSGAPSAMVVVPCSTGTLSAIATGACNNLIERAADVTLKERRQLILVPREAPYSSIHLEHMLKLSNMGVTILPASPGFYHQPQTIDDLIDFVVARILNLLGIPQDMLPRWGEHHLSSDE
- a CDS encoding YceK/YidQ family lipoprotein, whose protein sequence is MNKLLTIVLALQLAGCATVRTLDAAKPGAPVVYSGTRLDLYAMNGGCCAMDRFGAEAPSYPGVDLPASALLDTLLLPLSLLTVIGVGFQATGGL
- the mpl gene encoding UDP-N-acetylmuramate:L-alanyl-gamma-D-glutamyl-meso-diaminopimelate ligase, yielding MHIHILGICGTFMGSMAVLAKELGHHVTGSDANVYPPMSTQLEAQGIQLTQGYDPAQLDPAPDLVVIGNAMSRGNPAVEYVLNKGLPYVSGPQWLADHVLQGRWVLAVAGTHGKTTTSSMLAWVLEHAGMSPGFLIGGVPQNFSVSACLGGTPFFVIEADEYDSAFFDKRSKFVHYRPRTAILNNLEFDHADIFPDLPAIERQFHHLVRTIPSEGLVIHPTTEPALQRVIEMGCWTPVQTTGAGGQWQVKLLKDDGSAFEVMFEGVSQGTVEWELTGQHNVANALAALAAARHVGVVPSMGIAGLSAFKNVKRRMEKVAEVRGITIYDDFAHHPTAIATTLDGLRKRIGDAPLIAIIEPRSNSMKLGAHRDGLPDSVVDADQVIWYAPANLGWDLGATAALCTVPSIVSDSLEGIIERVKSQAQPGTHVVIMSNGGFGGLHGKLAEALK
- a CDS encoding sigma-54-dependent Fis family transcriptional regulator, yielding MHDNHLSRHAQQVLTVTQGKPHLHGPGADPSIARSWLRCLEDYHLDPALAMAPTVLEHGRVLESRERLQQVLQIAGNEMSSLHQQLSGAGHAVLLTDARGVILNCVTAPAERKIFERAGLWLGADWSEACEGTNGIGTCLVERQALTIHQDEHFRGRHTGLTCSASPVFDPHGELLAVLDVSSARHDVSRQSQFHTMALVNLSAKMIESCYFLRCFDNQWLLRFHLQAESVGLFSEGLLAFDGEGRISAVNQSALNLLGHIRGGLLGKPVEAFFDCSLDELLGRASANASASWPLRTRDGRHLFALLRGESRKPLPITPAPVVARAQPLAGICLGDAALQADFRKALRVFERDVPLLINGETGSGKEAFAKAVHHASQRANKAFVALNCAAIPESLIESELFGYRGGSFTGARKDGMRGKLQQADGGTLFLDEIGDMPLALQTRLLRVLEDRQVVPIGGEPEAVNVRIISATHRNLLERVEDGSFREDLYYRLNGLEVALPALRERSDKSQLLDFLLAEEAGGEVIVIDEPARQALLAFSWPGNVRQLRNVLRTLAALCDDGRIGLEDLPAMIRQVRPPAVESIPCEQPLEDAERLALLNTLERTRWHMTHTAEQLGVSRNTLYRKLRKHGIARTG